From Planctomycetota bacterium, one genomic window encodes:
- the priA gene encoding primosomal protein N', with protein sequence MSEQRQLFETEAPAWEADDAETARVCTVIFPTGPEKPFDYLVPETLRDAVEVGRRVRVPFGAGDRRIMGYCVEVSDRPLGRRRLKPVLEVVDEHRLLTPSMLRLTRWMAEYYLCDWGTVLDAVLPAGVRDAAGTRLTTLLTLAPKIDARLATAKLPTKQLAVIDVLRAAREPLTPKQLANAAGCAQGPITALRRKGLIISETRRLMSEMDELPTAPQTDGHQLNGDQQRGLDAILTALRAREHKTILLHGITGSGKTEVYIRAIQEVVSYGKQAIVLVPEISLTPQTCDRFRARFGRVAVLHSHLSDAERHAHWLQIAQGSVPVVVGARSAIFAPVPHLGIVVLDEEHESTFKQETAPRYHAREVALRRAREDHVPLVLGSATPALESWQRARSGEFELIELPRRVLDRPLPEVLIVDQRHDAQQGRSGAISRQLQHAMQRALGSGGQVILLLNRRGFSTHIQCPACGKPIRCPHCDIALTHHRHDNQARCHYCDYHTAPPRECPSCGGPEIFFGGYGTQRLEADVRAMFRDYTCQRMDTDTMQQPGSHERALARFRSGEVQILLGTQMIAKGLDFPNVTLVGVINADVALHLPDFRAAERTVQLLVQVAGRTGRGEQGGRVMVQTLNPDHPAIRAAARHDYARFAEAELRVRQEHHYPPFAAMARLVARGPADEVVAGFMEHLTERLREAFQAIDSGARILGPAPAPIAKIRGLHRFQIQVQSATHEQLHAGLRAATDELTVPDHVQWIIDIDPLNML encoded by the coding sequence GTGAGCGAGCAGCGACAACTCTTCGAGACCGAAGCACCGGCCTGGGAGGCCGACGACGCCGAAACCGCGCGCGTCTGCACGGTCATCTTTCCCACCGGCCCCGAAAAGCCGTTCGACTATCTGGTCCCCGAGACGTTGCGCGACGCGGTCGAAGTCGGCCGCCGCGTCCGCGTCCCCTTCGGCGCTGGCGATCGCCGCATCATGGGCTACTGCGTCGAAGTCTCCGATCGCCCCCTCGGGCGTCGCCGGTTGAAGCCGGTGCTGGAAGTTGTTGACGAGCACCGGCTCCTCACGCCTTCAATGCTCCGGCTCACGCGCTGGATGGCCGAGTATTACCTGTGCGACTGGGGAACGGTGCTCGATGCCGTCTTGCCGGCCGGCGTGCGCGACGCGGCGGGAACGCGACTGACCACCCTGCTGACCCTGGCGCCGAAGATCGACGCTAGGCTGGCCACGGCCAAGCTGCCGACCAAGCAACTGGCCGTGATTGACGTGTTGCGTGCCGCACGCGAGCCCCTCACGCCCAAGCAACTGGCCAATGCGGCTGGCTGCGCCCAAGGGCCGATCACCGCGCTGCGCCGCAAAGGGCTGATCATCTCGGAAACGCGTCGGCTGATGAGCGAGATGGACGAGCTGCCCACCGCGCCGCAGACCGACGGGCACCAGCTCAACGGCGATCAACAGCGCGGCCTCGACGCCATTCTGACCGCCTTGCGCGCCCGCGAGCACAAAACGATTCTGCTGCACGGCATCACCGGCAGCGGCAAAACCGAAGTCTACATCCGCGCCATTCAAGAAGTGGTCAGCTACGGCAAGCAAGCCATCGTGCTGGTCCCCGAAATCAGCCTCACGCCGCAAACCTGCGATCGGTTTCGCGCCCGGTTCGGTCGTGTGGCCGTCCTGCACAGCCACCTTAGCGACGCCGAACGGCACGCCCACTGGCTGCAAATCGCCCAAGGGAGCGTCCCGGTGGTCGTCGGCGCGCGGAGTGCGATCTTTGCCCCGGTGCCGCACCTGGGCATCGTCGTCTTGGACGAAGAGCACGAATCGACCTTCAAACAGGAAACCGCTCCACGCTATCACGCCCGCGAGGTCGCGCTGCGCCGGGCAAGAGAAGATCACGTGCCACTAGTGCTCGGCTCGGCCACGCCGGCCCTGGAAAGTTGGCAACGCGCCCGCAGCGGCGAGTTCGAGCTGATCGAACTGCCGCGTCGCGTACTCGACCGCCCCTTGCCCGAGGTATTGATCGTCGACCAACGGCACGACGCCCAGCAAGGCCGCTCCGGCGCGATCAGTCGGCAATTGCAACACGCCATGCAGCGCGCCCTGGGCAGCGGCGGACAGGTGATCTTGCTGTTGAACCGGCGTGGGTTTTCGACGCACATCCAATGTCCGGCCTGCGGCAAGCCGATCCGCTGTCCCCATTGCGACATCGCCCTGACGCACCATCGCCACGATAACCAGGCCCGCTGCCATTACTGTGACTATCACACCGCGCCGCCGCGCGAGTGCCCGAGCTGCGGCGGTCCCGAGATTTTTTTCGGCGGCTACGGAACCCAACGGCTCGAAGCCGACGTCCGCGCGATGTTCCGCGATTACACCTGCCAGCGGATGGACACCGACACCATGCAGCAGCCCGGCAGCCACGAACGGGCACTCGCGCGGTTCCGCTCGGGCGAGGTGCAGATTCTGCTCGGCACGCAGATGATCGCCAAGGGGCTCGACTTTCCAAACGTGACGTTGGTCGGAGTGATCAACGCCGACGTGGCGTTGCACTTGCCCGACTTTCGCGCCGCCGAACGTACCGTGCAACTCTTGGTGCAAGTCGCCGGGCGCACCGGGCGCGGCGAGCAAGGGGGCCGGGTGATGGTGCAAACCTTGAATCCCGATCACCCTGCCATTCGCGCGGCCGCGCGCCACGATTACGCCCGGTTTGCCGAGGCCGAACTGCGAGTGCGCCAGGAACACCACTACCCGCCGTTCGCGGCCATGGCGCGACTGGTCGCGCGCGGGCCCGCCGACGAAGTCGTGGCCGGGTTCATGGAGCACCTGACCGAACGATTGCGCGAGGCGTTCCAGGCCATCGACTCGGGAGCGCGCATCCTGGGGCCGGCGCCAGCGCCGATCGCCAAGATTCGCGGCCTGCATCGCTTTCAGATCCAGGTGCAAAGCGCCACGCACGAGCAACTGCACGCCGGCCTGCGCGCCGCGACCGATGAACTGACGGTTCCGGACCACGTGCAATGGATCATCGACATCGACCCGCTCAACATGCTCTGA
- a CDS encoding Hsp70 family protein, producing the protein MAAKYVIGIDLGTTNSVLAYAPLAGEAPAIEVLPVPQLVAQGTIEARPLLPSFLYLAAEHEQAAGKFDVPWAAQRDYAVGELARRQSADVPTRTVAAAKSWLSQSRFDRRQPLLPFGAPAEVHKVSPVEAASRYLKHLADAWHAAMPDAPLAEQKVVLCVPASFDAAARELTRETALAAGLPEQLTLLEEPQAAVYAWLAEQGDRWRKQLKVGDALLVADAGGGTTDFTLIRVLEEGGELVLHRAAVGNHLLVGGDNMDLALAHHLTGAFGDKGVQLDPWQSVSLWHACRAAKESLLAQDGPDKQAVSVLGRSSKLIAGTISVDVAREDVSRLLVEGFFPQCQLSDKPARRAASGFRQLGLPYEADTAITRHLADFLSTAGISANEPARPTHLLFNGGVFKSNVLRERLCGVLAGWFGAGAAPRVLDEDADLDLAVARGAAYYALAKHGRGMRIRGGTSRSYYVGVETAGLAIPGAPRPLNALCVVPFGMEEGTETDVPSEELGLVVGEQAHFRFFSSATRRDDRPGTQLTRWRDDELIETDSLVATLPAVEDLREPYIPVRFHSRITELGVFELWCASTISPHRWKLEFSVRDDADA; encoded by the coding sequence ATGGCCGCGAAATATGTGATCGGTATCGACCTGGGCACGACGAACAGCGTGCTGGCCTACGCGCCGCTGGCTGGTGAAGCGCCAGCGATCGAGGTCTTGCCGGTACCCCAGTTGGTGGCGCAGGGAACCATTGAAGCCCGGCCGCTGTTGCCGTCGTTTTTGTACCTGGCCGCCGAGCACGAGCAGGCCGCGGGCAAGTTCGACGTTCCCTGGGCCGCCCAGCGTGACTACGCCGTCGGCGAGTTGGCGCGACGCCAATCGGCCGACGTGCCGACCCGCACCGTAGCGGCGGCGAAAAGCTGGCTCAGCCAAAGCCGCTTCGATCGCCGTCAGCCGTTATTGCCGTTCGGTGCGCCGGCCGAAGTACACAAGGTGTCGCCCGTCGAGGCGGCGAGCCGCTACCTGAAACATTTAGCCGATGCCTGGCACGCGGCGATGCCCGACGCGCCGCTGGCCGAGCAGAAAGTGGTCCTCTGTGTGCCGGCCTCGTTCGACGCGGCGGCCCGCGAGCTGACGCGCGAGACGGCTCTGGCCGCCGGGCTGCCCGAGCAACTGACGCTGCTCGAAGAACCGCAAGCGGCGGTGTACGCCTGGCTGGCCGAACAGGGGGATCGCTGGCGCAAGCAACTGAAGGTGGGCGACGCGTTGCTGGTGGCCGACGCCGGCGGCGGCACGACCGACTTCACGTTGATTCGCGTCCTCGAAGAAGGGGGCGAGCTGGTGTTGCACCGCGCCGCGGTCGGCAACCACCTGCTGGTCGGCGGCGACAACATGGATTTGGCCCTGGCGCATCATTTGACCGGGGCGTTTGGCGACAAGGGAGTGCAACTTGATCCCTGGCAGTCGGTATCGCTGTGGCACGCCTGTCGCGCGGCCAAGGAATCGCTGCTGGCTCAAGATGGACCGGACAAGCAGGCCGTCAGCGTCTTGGGTCGCAGTAGCAAACTGATCGCCGGCACGATCTCGGTCGACGTGGCGCGCGAGGATGTCTCGCGGTTGCTGGTCGAAGGCTTTTTTCCCCAATGCCAGTTGAGCGACAAGCCAGCCCGGCGCGCCGCGAGCGGCTTCCGGCAATTGGGCCTGCCCTATGAGGCCGACACCGCCATCACGCGCCACCTGGCCGATTTCCTATCGACCGCCGGCATCAGCGCCAACGAGCCGGCGCGGCCGACACACTTGCTATTCAACGGTGGAGTGTTCAAGTCGAACGTACTGCGCGAGCGGCTGTGCGGCGTGCTTGCCGGCTGGTTCGGCGCGGGGGCGGCGCCGCGCGTGCTGGACGAGGACGCCGACTTGGACCTGGCCGTGGCCCGCGGAGCGGCTTACTACGCGCTGGCCAAACACGGGCGGGGGATGCGTATTCGCGGCGGCACGTCGCGGTCGTACTACGTGGGGGTCGAGACGGCGGGTCTGGCCATTCCCGGCGCGCCGCGGCCGCTGAACGCACTGTGCGTGGTGCCGTTCGGCATGGAGGAAGGGACCGAGACCGACGTGCCGAGCGAGGAGCTTGGTCTGGTCGTCGGCGAGCAGGCGCACTTCCGCTTCTTCAGCTCGGCCACGCGCCGCGACGATCGGCCGGGCACGCAACTCACGCGCTGGCGCGACGACGAATTGATCGAAACCGACTCGCTGGTGGCAACGCTGCCGGCGGTCGAAGACCTGCGCGAGCCGTACATTCCCGTGCGGTTTCACTCGCGGATCACCGAGCTGGGCGTGTTCGAACTGTGGTGCGCCAGCACGATCTCGCCCCACCGCTGGAAGCTCGAGTTCAGCGTCCGCGACGATGCCGACGCTTAA
- a CDS encoding DUF2760 domain-containing protein, producing the protein MSRIVLAFRAFFAILFSAEKATQVEQCLLGHTLAQAATTPQSQAATKPTQSGVKPTQATGAEALALLAALQRESRLIDLLKDDISGYSDAQIGAAMRDVHRGAAGVIERIFALRPAVDGAENSDVTVPAGYDAARYRLVGSVSGQPPFTGRLCHHGWQATAVQLPAHTGSADSAKIVAPAEVELR; encoded by the coding sequence ATGTCCCGAATTGTCCTCGCGTTCCGCGCGTTCTTCGCCATTCTGTTTAGTGCTGAAAAGGCAACGCAGGTCGAGCAATGCCTGCTCGGCCATACGCTAGCCCAGGCCGCGACAACGCCCCAGTCTCAGGCTGCAACCAAGCCAACGCAGTCGGGCGTCAAGCCAACCCAGGCCACCGGGGCCGAAGCCTTGGCCCTGTTGGCGGCCTTGCAGCGCGAATCGCGGTTGATCGATCTCTTGAAAGACGACATCAGCGGCTACAGCGACGCGCAAATCGGCGCGGCCATGCGCGACGTCCATCGCGGCGCGGCGGGGGTGATCGAGCGGATATTCGCCCTGCGCCCGGCCGTCGACGGCGCCGAGAACAGCGATGTCACGGTGCCGGCGGGCTATGACGCCGCGCGGTATCGACTGGTCGGCTCGGTGTCGGGTCAGCCGCCGTTCACCGGCCGGCTGTGCCATCACGGCTGGCAGGCCACGGCGGTGCAACTGCCGGCCCACACCGGCAGCGCCGACTCGGCCAAGATCGTCGCCCCGGCCGAAGTCGAGCTGCGCTAA
- a CDS encoding plasmid pRiA4b ORF-3 family protein, with product MAKDTDKNKEALRAVKELLDQFCRDHLNHDYAILCGKLADKLARKRPSPLTSGKPSSWACGIVREIGLLNFLSDPSQTPHMKMAEVTKAFGVSEGTACAKAATIRRLFNTNQFDPEWLLPSVIDQHPLTWILSVNGFAMDIRDAPREAQVVAYEQGLIPYVPADRLSAAIEELAPKIFGGPDNIGFGDETLESASKSRQAKRAKRGAPQGDKPAETGRVYTLAVWLTGGPMTEAFVKKNPQVERTIEIRGDQTLMDLHGAIFDAFGREDEHLYEFQFGEGPMDPDGLRYGVNLGPDPMGNDPTGYVEETTLDSLTLEVGRQFGYWFDFGDDWWHTIQVEAIGEKEPSGEYPRVTKRIGRSPPQYG from the coding sequence ATGGCCAAAGATACCGACAAGAACAAGGAAGCGTTGCGAGCCGTCAAGGAGCTGCTCGATCAGTTCTGCCGTGATCATTTGAACCACGACTATGCCATCTTGTGCGGCAAGTTGGCCGATAAATTGGCGCGCAAGCGTCCTTCGCCCCTCACGAGCGGCAAGCCGAGTAGTTGGGCGTGTGGCATTGTGCGAGAGATCGGCTTGCTCAACTTTTTGAGCGATCCGAGTCAGACGCCGCACATGAAAATGGCCGAAGTGACCAAGGCCTTTGGAGTCAGCGAAGGGACGGCCTGCGCCAAGGCGGCCACGATCAGACGCCTCTTCAATACCAACCAGTTCGACCCCGAGTGGCTGTTGCCCAGTGTGATCGACCAGCATCCGCTCACCTGGATTCTCTCTGTCAACGGCTTTGCTATGGACATCCGAGACGCGCCTCGCGAAGCGCAAGTGGTGGCGTACGAGCAAGGCTTGATTCCCTATGTGCCCGCCGATCGACTTTCGGCCGCCATCGAGGAACTTGCTCCGAAGATTTTTGGCGGTCCCGATAATATTGGATTCGGTGACGAGACTCTCGAATCAGCGTCAAAATCTCGCCAGGCCAAGCGAGCAAAACGAGGTGCACCCCAGGGCGATAAGCCAGCGGAAACTGGCCGCGTCTATACGCTCGCCGTTTGGCTCACGGGCGGTCCCATGACCGAAGCGTTCGTAAAGAAGAATCCGCAGGTCGAGCGGACCATCGAAATTCGCGGCGACCAGACATTGATGGACCTGCACGGAGCAATTTTCGACGCTTTTGGCCGCGAAGACGAACATCTGTACGAGTTTCAGTTTGGCGAGGGGCCGATGGACCCGGACGGACTTCGCTACGGCGTTAACCTGGGGCCTGACCCAATGGGGAACGATCCCACTGGTTACGTCGAAGAGACCACGCTCGATTCGCTGACGCTGGAGGTCGGCCGGCAGTTTGGCTACTGGTTCGACTTTGGTGACGACTGGTGGCACACCATCCAAGTCGAAGCAATTGGTGAGAAGGAGCCGAGCGGAGAGTACCCGCGCGTGACGAAGCGCATCGGCCGCAGCCCGCCGCAGTACGGCTAG
- a CDS encoding flippase-like domain-containing protein: MTSARIKTWAIGLLKYGVSLGIIAYLIYGSWGDLKRLVDEPKHWGMLAAAWACCFLGVVLTIVRWRLLVLALDMPFTHRDALRLGFLGYLFNFVSLGAVGGDLVKAVVLAREQPKRGSEAAATVIVDRAMGLYALFLFASFFIVLFGYWQSPQSDIRVICRGTLIATAVGTLILAVLASPGPIRRWLVAPSHGGHIVRRLIGALGMYRRNPRVLAEGMLYSLGVHGAFTVGLYFISQGLPGVAPTLAEHFVIIPLANVTGVLPLPVNGLGAFEGVLGYLYQQIPTDGAVAASQGLLVALVYRVITISIAAVGVAFYLSNRNQLSMALQEGAASEAAAEAALEEMSQTSAANSLDGVNAASGSIVSKTMQKPAR, translated from the coding sequence TTGACTTCCGCTCGCATCAAGACGTGGGCCATCGGCCTGCTCAAATACGGCGTCTCGCTCGGCATCATCGCCTATTTGATCTATGGCTCGTGGGGCGATTTGAAGCGGCTGGTCGACGAACCCAAGCACTGGGGAATGCTCGCGGCCGCCTGGGCTTGCTGCTTCTTGGGCGTGGTGCTGACAATCGTCCGCTGGCGGTTGCTGGTCCTGGCCCTCGACATGCCGTTCACCCACCGCGATGCGTTGCGGCTGGGATTTCTTGGCTATCTGTTCAACTTTGTTTCGCTCGGCGCCGTCGGGGGCGATCTGGTCAAGGCGGTGGTTCTGGCCCGCGAGCAGCCCAAGCGCGGCTCCGAAGCGGCCGCCACGGTGATCGTCGACAGGGCGATGGGACTATATGCCTTGTTCCTGTTCGCGTCGTTCTTCATCGTTTTGTTCGGCTATTGGCAGTCGCCGCAGTCGGACATTCGTGTGATCTGTCGCGGCACGTTGATCGCCACCGCGGTCGGCACGCTGATCTTGGCCGTGCTGGCCAGTCCGGGGCCGATTCGCCGCTGGCTGGTGGCGCCGTCGCACGGTGGTCACATTGTCCGCCGGCTGATCGGTGCCTTGGGGATGTATCGCCGCAATCCGCGCGTGTTGGCCGAAGGCATGCTCTACAGTCTGGGCGTCCACGGCGCGTTTACGGTGGGGTTGTATTTCATTTCGCAAGGGCTGCCCGGCGTGGCACCGACGCTGGCCGAGCATTTCGTGATTATTCCGCTGGCCAACGTGACGGGTGTCCTACCGTTGCCGGTCAACGGGCTCGGCGCTTTTGAAGGGGTGCTCGGGTACCTGTACCAGCAGATTCCCACCGATGGCGCCGTGGCCGCCAGCCAAGGGCTGCTCGTGGCGTTGGTTTACCGAGTGATCACCATCTCGATCGCCGCGGTCGGCGTGGCGTTCTATCTGTCGAATCGCAATCAACTGAGCATGGCCTTGCAAGAAGGGGCCGCCAGCGAGGCGGCGGCCGAGGCGGCGTTGGAAGAAATGTCCCAGACGTCGGCGGCCAACTCGCTCGACGGGGTGAACGCGGCCTCGGGATCGATCGTCTCGAAGACGATGCAAAAGCCGGCGCGGTGA
- the nadC gene encoding carboxylating nicotinate-nucleotide diphosphorylase → MQRDYRQLEWDDRLADDCRQLVRLAIREDLDRFYDWTTVALVPEGAEARAQVVARRPGVIAGVEAARLTLAEYDPRAVWQARVADGGAVRAGDVIAEMSGAARSLLTAERPILNIIGHLSGIATLTAQYVEAVAGTKTRIYDTRKTTPGWRRLEKFAVRCGGGYNHRIGLFDGVLIKDNHLAFGSEAQTGARFTPAEAVARARQFVASPGLPEGKPLLVELEVDRIEQLREVLPAGPDIVLLDNMSPELLTQCVALRNQLALDVELEASGGINLSTVAAVARSGVDRISAGALTHSAAWFDVGLDWL, encoded by the coding sequence ATGCAGCGCGATTACCGGCAACTTGAATGGGATGACCGGCTGGCCGACGATTGCCGCCAACTGGTCCGCTTGGCCATTCGCGAGGATCTCGATCGGTTCTACGATTGGACCACGGTTGCCCTGGTGCCGGAAGGGGCCGAGGCGCGGGCCCAGGTCGTTGCTCGCCGCCCAGGCGTGATCGCCGGCGTCGAGGCAGCCCGGCTCACCTTAGCCGAGTACGATCCGCGGGCCGTCTGGCAGGCGCGCGTGGCCGACGGCGGAGCAGTCAGGGCAGGGGACGTCATAGCCGAAATGTCGGGCGCTGCCCGCAGCTTGCTCACGGCCGAGCGGCCCATTCTGAACATCATCGGTCACCTGTCGGGCATTGCCACGTTGACTGCGCAATACGTCGAGGCCGTGGCGGGGACCAAGACGCGGATTTACGACACGCGCAAGACGACGCCCGGCTGGCGGCGGCTCGAAAAGTTCGCCGTGCGCTGCGGCGGCGGATACAACCATCGGATCGGTTTGTTCGACGGCGTGTTGATCAAGGATAACCACTTGGCATTTGGAAGCGAGGCACAAACGGGCGCTCGCTTCACGCCGGCCGAGGCGGTCGCTCGAGCGAGGCAATTCGTCGCCTCACCCGGTTTGCCCGAAGGAAAGCCGTTGCTGGTCGAGCTCGAAGTCGACCGGATCGAGCAGTTGCGCGAAGTGCTGCCCGCGGGGCCGGACATTGTGTTGTTGGACAACATGTCGCCGGAGCTGCTGACTCAATGCGTGGCGTTGCGCAACCAACTGGCGCTGGACGTCGAGTTGGAGGCTTCCGGGGGGATCAATCTGTCGACCGTGGCGGCCGTGGCGCGCTCGGGCGTCGACCGGATCAGCGCCGGGGCGCTCACTCATTCGGCCGCGTGGTTCGACGTCGGCCTCGACTGGCTCTAG
- a CDS encoding type II secretion system protein has translation MRFHRTPAGRNTRRVRDGFTLVEATVAMAVMSIASTAALLSIAQSCQTVDSSVNSQIALGLAQQLLDEQCGKMYMVPGDTPTDTYLGPSAGEAALPGRQYNDIDDFNGVLLSPPTDYWGIPLTTDDGDGSTRDPAFSLASGYLNRFTQKATVSYVQANSPSTPITNGTTTYYRLTQIQILYNDPKLGQQTLASFSRVFSYVPAP, from the coding sequence ATGCGATTTCATCGAACTCCCGCCGGGCGAAACACGCGCCGCGTGCGCGACGGCTTCACGCTTGTCGAAGCCACGGTGGCGATGGCGGTGATGAGCATCGCCAGTACGGCGGCCTTGCTGTCGATTGCCCAATCGTGCCAGACGGTCGATAGCAGCGTGAATTCGCAGATCGCCCTGGGGCTCGCTCAGCAACTGCTCGACGAGCAGTGCGGCAAGATGTACATGGTGCCTGGTGACACGCCGACGGATACGTACCTGGGGCCGAGTGCCGGCGAGGCGGCTTTGCCCGGACGGCAGTACAACGACATCGACGATTTCAATGGCGTGCTCTTGTCGCCGCCGACCGATTATTGGGGCATTCCGCTGACGACCGACGACGGGGACGGCAGCACGCGCGATCCAGCCTTCAGTCTGGCGTCGGGATATCTCAACCGTTTCACGCAGAAAGCCACGGTATCGTACGTCCAGGCGAACAGTCCCAGCACGCCGATCACCAACGGCACGACGACCTACTATCGGCTGACGCAGATTCAAATTTTGTACAACGATCCCAAGTTGGGACAGCAAACGCTGGCTTCGTTCTCAAGAGTATTCTCCTATGTGCCTGCGCCGTAA
- a CDS encoding prepilin-type N-terminal cleavage/methylation domain-containing protein encodes MGRRRGLTLVELMIAVAIMTIIAGTISAVSMAMQQASNYTYDRGTALQHGRVALERINQQIAGAYTAPGHPGVAVYVETLGTYRYPDTLLVWRPAGTPANVNGPPLISEVYFYCFDPTTPGTLIELTAPSDNRTIPLDATLQTSTWKTALDGLKMASTSKKTTLTTLLRTATVTGSAPSSMSKTRGVVRFELTVTPSLANITSYQGGSITWANLPWPQGLYSSLFGMRQVWLRSELQLMPASKTGQQDTSGQLPIPVFGSQAIYSLLTP; translated from the coding sequence ATGGGCCGACGCCGAGGTTTGACGCTGGTCGAGTTGATGATTGCCGTCGCGATCATGACGATCATCGCCGGCACCATTTCGGCCGTGTCGATGGCCATGCAGCAAGCGTCGAACTACACCTATGACCGCGGCACGGCCTTGCAGCACGGGCGCGTTGCGCTCGAGCGAATCAACCAGCAAATCGCCGGCGCATATACCGCGCCCGGTCACCCAGGCGTGGCGGTTTATGTCGAGACGCTGGGCACCTACCGCTATCCCGATACACTGTTGGTCTGGCGGCCGGCCGGCACGCCGGCCAACGTGAACGGCCCCCCGTTGATCAGCGAGGTTTACTTCTATTGCTTCGATCCCACCACGCCGGGCACGTTGATCGAGCTGACCGCGCCGAGCGACAACCGGACGATTCCGCTCGACGCCACGTTGCAGACGAGCACGTGGAAGACGGCGCTCGACGGCCTCAAGATGGCCTCGACCAGCAAGAAGACCACGCTGACCACGCTGCTGCGCACGGCGACCGTGACGGGCAGCGCGCCGAGTTCGATGTCCAAGACGCGCGGCGTCGTCCGCTTTGAACTGACCGTGACGCCGTCGCTGGCGAATATCACTTCCTACCAAGGGGGCAGCATCACCTGGGCAAACTTGCCTTGGCCGCAGGGGTTGTACTCGTCGCTGTTCGGCATGCGGCAAGTCTGGCTGCGGAGCGAATTGCAATTGATGCCAGCCAGCAAAACGGGCCAGCAAGACACCAGCGGCCAATTGCCGATTCCAGTGTTCGGTTCCCAGGCCATTTACTCCTTGTTGACCCCATGA
- the pilM gene encoding pilus assembly protein PilM → MIRLLTKRQCGSIGIDLGTRALKLVQLDHDRAQIVDAVRWDLPFDAQGDARGQLVRALQQAREGRKFRGRDAVICLGASELFVQNVRVAKPAAGGDIEPSVHQEMSARLPFPAQETELRFIEAADVRQGDAVRREVIVTACHRPILDERLQLIEDAGFRPRAVELEASALLRCYELQYRRDNDRDQRVMYVHVGNSSTTVMIARNDEVSFLKYIDIGGRHFDEALARGLKMTVADAWGLRRHNGDRRVDQQDPEVARSVNEAVRPVLERLLGEVALCIRYHNVTFRGQALQRVVLAGGEATSVLAERMSTALNAKCELGNPLRSFESTPLAGRNTQWDVAIGLALRPTE, encoded by the coding sequence ATGATTCGATTACTCACCAAGCGCCAATGCGGTTCGATCGGCATCGATCTGGGCACGCGCGCGCTCAAGCTGGTGCAATTGGATCATGACCGCGCTCAGATCGTCGACGCGGTTCGCTGGGATTTGCCATTCGATGCCCAGGGAGACGCGCGCGGCCAACTGGTCCGCGCCTTGCAACAAGCTCGCGAAGGGCGCAAATTCCGCGGCCGCGACGCGGTGATCTGCCTGGGAGCCAGCGAGTTGTTCGTGCAAAATGTCCGCGTGGCCAAGCCGGCGGCTGGCGGCGACATCGAACCCTCGGTCCATCAGGAGATGAGCGCGCGGTTGCCGTTTCCGGCCCAGGAAACCGAACTGCGATTCATCGAAGCCGCCGACGTGCGACAAGGCGACGCGGTTCGTCGCGAGGTGATTGTTACCGCTTGCCATCGACCGATCCTGGACGAGCGTCTGCAACTGATCGAGGACGCTGGTTTCCGCCCGCGCGCGGTCGAGTTGGAAGCCAGCGCCTTGCTGCGCTGTTACGAATTGCAATATCGCCGCGACAACGATCGCGACCAGCGGGTGATGTACGTCCACGTCGGCAATTCAAGCACGACGGTAATGATCGCCCGGAACGATGAAGTCTCGTTCTTGAAATATATCGATATCGGCGGTCGGCACTTCGACGAGGCGCTGGCCCGCGGCTTGAAGATGACCGTGGCCGACGCCTGGGGCCTGCGACGTCACAATGGCGACCGGCGCGTCGATCAGCAGGATCCTGAAGTCGCGCGGAGCGTGAACGAAGCGGTTCGCCCCGTGCTGGAGCGCTTATTGGGTGAAGTCGCCCTGTGCATACGCTATCACAACGTCACCTTTCGCGGCCAGGCGCTGCAGCGCGTGGTGCTGGCGGGCGGCGAAGCGACCTCGGTGCTGGCCGAGCGGATGTCGACGGCGCTGAATGCCAAGTGTGAATTGGGAAACCCGCTGCGCAGTTTCGAGTCGACCCCGCTCGCCGGGCGTAACACGCAATGGGATGTGGCCATCGGCCTGGCGCTGAGGCCAACCGAATAG